A window of the Nibribacter ruber genome harbors these coding sequences:
- a CDS encoding tetratricopeptide repeat protein translates to MKKIFFFLLPFFCISTAFAQVQDTTKQQQIDQQLLDSLKRSIILDSVEVLPQALNIKGWLLLNEDIKNELGGAVDNMYNFKFETAEKQFKSLKRRYPKHPMPYFLLGLSNWWKMVPSNIRDTRYDATFMAYMDTTITYAENLYDADKNNLEAAFFLSAANGFGARLQAERKNWRKAAIMSNRALDYLQKSRKANGLSDEFLFGEGLFNYYAVWIKENYKLLRPVLLFFPNGNKALGLRQLQQVAFNGFYTGTESKFFLMKIYANDAKNDAAAMSLAQYLAATYPDNPYFQRFFARMAFTQGNFPAVESTSLAILEKVKKKTFGYEAISGRYASFYLGYIYQNKYKDFAAAKDYYKQCISFAEQSGEQESGYYIASFVNLARMSDKEKNVRQAKAYYETVLKLAGGKSDAEKEAKAYLRKNKRVR, encoded by the coding sequence ATGAAAAAGATATTTTTCTTCCTACTGCCCTTCTTCTGTATTTCTACAGCTTTTGCGCAAGTTCAGGACACCACTAAACAACAGCAGATCGACCAGCAACTCTTGGACTCTTTGAAGCGGTCAATTATTCTGGATTCCGTGGAAGTTCTTCCGCAGGCCTTGAACATTAAAGGGTGGCTTTTGCTGAATGAGGACATTAAAAACGAGCTGGGCGGTGCGGTAGACAACATGTACAACTTCAAGTTTGAGACCGCTGAAAAGCAGTTTAAGTCCTTGAAACGCCGGTACCCTAAGCACCCCATGCCCTATTTCCTGCTGGGCTTGAGCAACTGGTGGAAAATGGTACCTTCTAACATCAGGGACACCCGCTATGACGCCACCTTCATGGCCTATATGGATACTACTATCACATACGCAGAGAACCTCTACGATGCAGACAAAAACAATCTGGAGGCGGCTTTCTTCTTGTCGGCGGCCAATGGCTTTGGCGCACGGCTACAAGCCGAGCGAAAGAACTGGCGCAAGGCGGCCATCATGAGCAACCGGGCGTTGGATTACTTGCAGAAAAGTAGAAAGGCGAATGGCTTGAGTGATGAATTTCTCTTTGGCGAAGGCTTGTTCAATTATTATGCCGTGTGGATCAAGGAGAATTACAAGCTTTTACGGCCAGTTCTCCTCTTCTTCCCGAACGGCAACAAAGCACTAGGCCTGCGTCAATTACAACAAGTGGCCTTCAACGGCTTCTATACCGGCACCGAGTCTAAGTTCTTCTTGATGAAGATCTATGCCAACGATGCCAAGAATGACGCCGCCGCCATGTCCTTAGCGCAATACCTAGCGGCTACGTATCCAGACAACCCCTACTTCCAACGGTTTTTCGCCCGCATGGCCTTTACCCAGGGTAACTTCCCGGCGGTAGAATCCACCTCCTTGGCCATTTTGGAAAAGGTCAAGAAAAAGACGTTTGGCTACGAAGCCATCAGCGGACGCTATGCTAGTTTTTACCTGGGCTATATCTATCAGAACAAATACAAAGACTTTGCGGCCGCCAAGGACTATTACAAACAATGCATTAGCTTTGCTGAGCAGAGTGGTGAACAGGAGTCTGGGTATTATATTGCCTCTTTTGTGAACTTGGCTAGAATGAGCGACAAGGAGAAGAACGTAAGGCAGGCGAAAGCTTATTATGAGACCGTCCTCAAACTGGCAGGTGGTAAATCTGATGCCGAAAAAGAGGCGAAGGCGTATTTAAGAAAAAATAAAAGGGTAAGATAG
- a CDS encoding glycosyltransferase, whose amino-acid sequence MTDPLGQSQVLPYLAGLSKKGYEITLLSCEKKQRYAQTKGIIEKITKEHNIDWRPIFFTTSPPVLAKYYDLYQLKRKAEVLHKEKLFSLVHCRSYVSAAVGLYLKKKYQIKLLFDMRGFWVDERVDGGAWNLKNPLFKFAYRQYKIKEAEYIANSDAIISLTEAGKKEIQTWDSYQQARIQVIPCSADFQHFSLSTPSIKAQARNMLGLHEGALVISYLGSVGAWYMLEEMLELLALIKHNYPKAVFLFVTPEPASLILQHAEKHGFSSKDFVIKSASRAEVPLFIAASDVNLFFIKQSYSKIASSPTKLGEILAMGIPVICNSKVGDVEQIVNDTNSGVVINSFDKESYKRVVAAIPSLLTKAPETIRANAFEYYTLDNAIEKYAEVYSELLS is encoded by the coding sequence ATGACTGACCCTTTGGGGCAGTCCCAAGTCTTGCCTTATTTGGCAGGGTTAAGCAAAAAAGGGTATGAAATTACCTTGTTGTCCTGTGAAAAAAAGCAACGCTATGCCCAAACCAAAGGCATTATTGAAAAAATCACAAAGGAGCATAATATTGACTGGCGGCCCATTTTCTTTACCACCTCCCCTCCGGTGCTGGCGAAGTATTATGATCTATATCAGTTGAAAAGGAAAGCCGAGGTGCTTCACAAAGAGAAGTTATTCAGCTTAGTCCATTGCCGTAGTTATGTTAGTGCTGCGGTAGGCCTATACCTGAAGAAGAAGTACCAAATAAAATTGCTGTTTGACATGCGTGGCTTCTGGGTGGACGAAAGAGTTGATGGAGGCGCTTGGAACCTGAAGAATCCTCTTTTTAAGTTTGCTTACCGGCAGTACAAAATTAAGGAGGCGGAATACATTGCCAATTCAGATGCTATTATTAGCTTAACAGAGGCTGGGAAAAAAGAAATTCAAACATGGGACAGTTACCAACAGGCCCGTATTCAGGTAATTCCCTGCAGTGCTGACTTTCAGCATTTCAGTTTATCCACTCCTTCCATTAAAGCCCAGGCAAGAAATATGCTAGGCTTGCATGAAGGGGCACTGGTCATCAGTTACTTAGGATCAGTTGGAGCTTGGTACATGTTGGAAGAAATGCTAGAACTTTTGGCCCTGATCAAGCACAACTATCCCAAGGCGGTTTTCCTATTTGTTACCCCGGAGCCTGCCTCCCTTATATTGCAACATGCTGAAAAACATGGTTTTTCTAGCAAAGATTTTGTCATTAAATCAGCCTCTCGGGCCGAAGTTCCTTTGTTTATAGCTGCGTCTGATGTTAACCTATTTTTTATAAAGCAGAGTTATTCAAAGATAGCAAGTTCCCCCACAAAGTTAGGGGAAATATTGGCTATGGGGATTCCTGTCATCTGCAATTCTAAGGTGGGGGATGTAGAACAAATAGTCAATGATACTAACTCTGGTGTTGTTATTAACTCTTTTGACAAAGAGAGCTATAAGCGCGTAGTTGCTGCAATTCCTTCCCTTTTAACCAAGGCACCAGAAACTATAAGGGCCAACGCCTTTGAGTACTATACATTAGATAACGCCATTGAGAAGTATGCTGAAGTTTACAGCGAATTGCTGAGCTAA
- a CDS encoding glycosyltransferase family 4 protein, producing MKILFVVPYPYGKAPSQRFRFEQYLGLLEEAGGEYEFAPFLDVHTWQILYNPGHVIQKVVGILKGFLKRISLLFSLAKFDFIFIHREATPIGPPFFEWIVAKVFGKKVIYDFDDAIWVPNTSVSNKIVAGIKWHHKVESICKWAYKVSCGNSYLQSYALQFNPNSIVNPTTIDTVHLHNQIKDQHTYDVVIGWTGTHSTMKYLDLVIPVLKKLEEKYKFIFKVISNQPPQFNLKSLEFTPWQKETEIQDLLSFNVGIMPLEDDQWAKGKCAFKALQYMALGIPAIVSPVGMNTEVVDDGINGFICQSADEWYIKLEGIILDSEMRSKLGRAARKKIENHYAVTANRLTFLGLFK from the coding sequence ATGAAAATTCTTTTTGTAGTGCCTTATCCTTATGGAAAGGCGCCTTCCCAACGGTTCAGGTTTGAGCAATATTTAGGGCTTTTGGAAGAGGCCGGTGGTGAGTATGAGTTTGCCCCATTCCTAGATGTACATACGTGGCAAATCCTCTACAACCCTGGACATGTGATTCAGAAAGTGGTCGGAATTTTAAAAGGCTTCCTTAAAAGAATAAGCCTGCTATTCTCGTTGGCTAAGTTTGATTTCATTTTTATTCATCGGGAAGCCACCCCTATAGGACCTCCTTTCTTTGAATGGATTGTGGCCAAGGTATTTGGGAAGAAAGTCATCTATGATTTTGATGACGCCATTTGGGTGCCTAATACCTCTGTGTCAAATAAGATAGTTGCAGGAATCAAATGGCACCACAAAGTAGAGTCTATCTGCAAATGGGCCTACAAGGTGAGCTGTGGCAATAGTTACCTTCAAAGTTATGCCCTCCAATTCAACCCAAACTCTATTGTAAACCCTACAACCATTGATACCGTTCACCTGCACAACCAAATAAAGGACCAGCACACTTATGATGTTGTAATAGGATGGACTGGCACTCATTCTACTATGAAGTACTTGGACCTTGTAATTCCTGTGCTTAAAAAGTTGGAAGAGAAATATAAATTTATTTTCAAAGTTATTTCAAACCAGCCTCCTCAATTTAATCTGAAATCTCTGGAATTTACGCCGTGGCAGAAGGAAACAGAGATACAGGACCTATTATCATTTAACGTAGGTATCATGCCTTTGGAAGATGACCAGTGGGCCAAAGGGAAGTGTGCTTTTAAGGCTTTGCAATATATGGCTTTGGGTATTCCTGCAATAGTATCACCCGTAGGTATGAATACCGAAGTAGTAGATGATGGCATAAATGGTTTTATATGCCAATCAGCTGATGAGTGGTATATAAAGTTAGAAGGTATTATTTTAGATTCTGAGATGAGAAGTAAATTAGGTAGGGCTGCAAGAAAAAAAATTGAAAATCACTATGCTGTGACAGCTAATCGCTTAACCTTCTTAGGTCTTTTTAAGTGA
- a CDS encoding glycosyltransferase — translation MNVLLITQTLTKGGSERTVAKLSNLLAPIFNVYILIIDKSKPIDYPYAGQLLFFEDFKPGNKTGLWSKIKTFKAIKKKFAINTSISFLEGPNFNNILSRNGDKVLVSVRGHKSSFFKTKGLKWKAEEYAIKLLYNFSDAVVAASQGIAEDLVTNFNLKPAKVRAIPNFYEIPEIESQAQQRLPEYDFIFANCQVLVTSGRLSFSKGQNHLLKIFLNLKTQYPKLKLMILGDGELYEYLLKFAVEHNLKVYSWNDSVVPDESYDLFFLGFVSNPFAFISKSTVFVFTSYWEGFPNALAEAIVCNTPVISSDCLSGPREILFSNLSYTETVSYPLKSASGYLLPNLNVANGSELEEVYTIWQTSIASVLDSGRNSELLFTNEEFLQRFNKEKIGKMWIDLINE, via the coding sequence GTGAACGTTTTACTTATTACGCAAACGCTTACCAAAGGCGGGTCTGAAAGAACAGTAGCCAAGCTAAGTAATTTACTAGCTCCCATTTTTAATGTTTATATCCTGATCATAGATAAGTCTAAACCCATAGATTATCCTTATGCCGGCCAATTGCTTTTTTTTGAAGACTTTAAGCCTGGAAATAAAACCGGCCTTTGGTCTAAGATCAAAACTTTTAAAGCGATCAAGAAAAAGTTTGCTATCAATACCTCGATAAGTTTCTTGGAAGGACCAAATTTTAATAATATCCTTTCGCGAAACGGTGATAAAGTGCTGGTAAGTGTAAGAGGTCATAAATCTTCTTTTTTTAAAACCAAGGGCCTGAAATGGAAAGCCGAAGAATACGCCATTAAATTACTTTATAATTTTTCTGATGCTGTGGTAGCGGCTAGCCAAGGAATTGCTGAAGACTTGGTCACTAATTTTAACCTAAAGCCAGCCAAGGTCCGTGCTATCCCCAATTTTTACGAAATTCCAGAAATTGAATCGCAAGCCCAACAAAGGTTACCAGAATACGATTTTATTTTTGCGAATTGTCAGGTATTGGTTACTAGCGGTCGGTTATCTTTCTCAAAGGGGCAAAACCATTTACTGAAGATTTTTTTGAACCTTAAGACACAATATCCAAAGCTTAAGTTAATGATTTTAGGTGATGGTGAACTTTATGAGTACCTCTTAAAATTTGCGGTTGAGCACAATTTGAAAGTATATTCTTGGAATGATTCCGTGGTACCTGATGAGTCTTATGACTTGTTTTTCCTGGGCTTTGTTTCTAACCCTTTTGCCTTTATCTCTAAAAGTACGGTTTTTGTTTTTACCTCTTATTGGGAGGGTTTTCCGAATGCGCTAGCAGAAGCAATTGTTTGTAATACTCCTGTAATTAGTAGTGATTGTTTAAGCGGTCCTCGAGAAATTCTCTTTTCAAATTTATCTTATACTGAAACTGTATCTTATCCTTTAAAAAGTGCTAGTGGTTATCTTCTTCCTAATTTAAATGTAGCAAATGGTAGTGAATTAGAGGAGGTGTATACTATTTGGCAAACAAGTATAGCTTCTGTTTTAGATTCTGGAAGGAATAGCGAATTATTATTTACTAATGAAGAGTTCTTGCAAAGATTTAATAAAGAGAAGATTGGTAAAATGTGGATTGATTTGATAAATGAATAG